One window of the Rosa rugosa chromosome 3, drRosRugo1.1, whole genome shotgun sequence genome contains the following:
- the LOC133738109 gene encoding photosystem I reaction center subunit IV B, chloroplastic translates to MASCSMASAASGFVVNPNVATNSGSATSRSSMLFFSSKSNTNARTNSGRFVIRAAEEGAAPPAAAPKAPEGAAATKPKPPPIGPKRGTKVKILRRESYWFKGIGSVVAVDQDPNTRYPVVVRFNKVNYANVSTNNYALDEIEEVK, encoded by the exons ATGGCTAGCTGCAGCATGGCATCAGCTGCCTCAGGCTTTGTGGTCAACCCAAATGTTGCAACCAACTCAGGCTCCGCTACTAGCCGGAGTAGCATGTTGTTTTTCTCTTCCAAGAGCAACACCAACGCCAGAACTAACAGTGGCAGGTTTGTGATCAGGGCAGCCGAGGAAGGAGCAGCGCCGCCCGCCGCAGCCCCCAAGGCCCCCGAAGGTGCAGCTGCCACAAAGCCTAAGCCACCACCAATTGGACCCAAGAGAGGCACCAAG GTGAAGATTCTTAGGAGGGAGTCCTACTGGTTCAAAGGCATTGGCTCTGTTGTAGCTGTGGATCAG GACCCAAACACCCGTTACCCAGTCGTGGTTCGATTCAACAAAGTTAACTACGCAAATGTGTCCACAAATAACTATGCGTTGGACGAGATTGAAGAAGTTAAATGA
- the LOC133738848 gene encoding protein LOW PSII ACCUMULATION 1, chloroplastic isoform X1, whose amino-acid sequence MASVANAPLNLLKPLNLPRYKPGIGSGFVTTPLRSTINAPFLTAQSSKQSSSPIICFASEKQNSSTDASSTARIRSEVLTPFRSVRMFFYLAFIASGGLGTLIATTQLIAALTNPSRALDAPEIAKGLGIDICAVSLFAFLYYRENTAKNAQIARLSREENLSNLKLRVDEKRVIPVSSLRGFARLVICAGPASFITESFKFSEPFTEGLVERGVLVVPFATDGNSPSFEFDESEESKDFTSKRKRLWQLNPVIVSEWTNWLDEQKKLAGVSSDSPVYISLRLDGRVRGSGIGYPPWNAFVAQLPPVKGMWSGLLDGFDGRV is encoded by the exons ATGGCTTCTGTGGCAAACGCTCCCTTAAACCTTCTTAAACCTCTCAACCTTCCTCGTTACAAACCCGGCATCGGCAGTGGTTTTGTAACGACGCCATTACGTTCTACCATTAATGCACCATTCCTCACAGCTCAGAGCTCAAAGCAAAGCTCTTCACCCATCATCTGCTTTGCTTCTGAGAAGCAAAATTCCTCTACTGATGCTAG TTCCACGGCCAGGATTAGGAGTGAAGTTCTCACTCCCTTTCGCTCCGTTCGGATGTTTTTCTATCTTGCTTTCATTGCAAGTGGTGGTTTAGGAACACTGATAGCAACCACACAATTGATTGCAGCACTAACAAACCCATCAAGAGCACTTGATGCCCCTGAAATTGCTAAGGGTCTCGGCATAGACATTTGCGCGGTGTCTCTCTTTGCATTCTTGTATTATAGGGAGAACACTGCCAAGAATGCGCAGATTGCTAGGCTGTCAAGAGAGGAGAACCTTTCGAATCTTAAGCTCCGGGTGGATGAAAAGAGGGTCATTCCTGTCAGCTCTTTGAGAGGGTTTGCTAGGCTTGTGATATGTGCTGGCCCTGCGTCGTTCATCACTGAGTCGTTTAAGTTCAGCGAGCCTTTCACTGAAGGGCTTGTGGAAAGAGGAGTGTTGGTGGTGCCCTTTGCTACAGATGGTAATTCACCAAGTTTTGAGTTTGATGAAAGTGAAGAGTCTAAGGATTTTACTTCAAAGAGAAAGAGACTCTGGCAGCTGAATCCAGTTATTGTTAGTGAATGGACCAA TTGGTTAGATGAACAAAAGAAACTGGCTGGTGTCTCCTCTGACTCTCCTGT GTATATATCTCTACGCCTGGACGGTCGTGTTCGTGGCAGTGGCATAGGTTACCCGCCTTGGAATGCTTTTGTTGCACAGTTACCGCCTGTTAAGGGAATGTGGTCAGGTCTTCTGGATGGTTTTGATGGAAGAGTTTAA
- the LOC133738848 gene encoding protein LOW PSII ACCUMULATION 1, chloroplastic isoform X2, giving the protein MHHSSQLRAQSKALHPSSALLLRSKIPLLMLGSSTARIRSEVLTPFRSVRMFFYLAFIASGGLGTLIATTQLIAALTNPSRALDAPEIAKGLGIDICAVSLFAFLYYRENTAKNAQIARLSREENLSNLKLRVDEKRVIPVSSLRGFARLVICAGPASFITESFKFSEPFTEGLVERGVLVVPFATDGNSPSFEFDESEESKDFTSKRKRLWQLNPVIVSEWTNWLDEQKKLAGVSSDSPVYISLRLDGRVRGSGIGYPPWNAFVAQLPPVKGMWSGLLDGFDGRV; this is encoded by the exons ATGCACCATTCCTCACAGCTCAGAGCTCAAAGCAAAGCTCTTCACCCATCATCTGCTTTGCTTCTGAGAAGCAAAATTCCTCTACTGATGCTAGGCAG TTCCACGGCCAGGATTAGGAGTGAAGTTCTCACTCCCTTTCGCTCCGTTCGGATGTTTTTCTATCTTGCTTTCATTGCAAGTGGTGGTTTAGGAACACTGATAGCAACCACACAATTGATTGCAGCACTAACAAACCCATCAAGAGCACTTGATGCCCCTGAAATTGCTAAGGGTCTCGGCATAGACATTTGCGCGGTGTCTCTCTTTGCATTCTTGTATTATAGGGAGAACACTGCCAAGAATGCGCAGATTGCTAGGCTGTCAAGAGAGGAGAACCTTTCGAATCTTAAGCTCCGGGTGGATGAAAAGAGGGTCATTCCTGTCAGCTCTTTGAGAGGGTTTGCTAGGCTTGTGATATGTGCTGGCCCTGCGTCGTTCATCACTGAGTCGTTTAAGTTCAGCGAGCCTTTCACTGAAGGGCTTGTGGAAAGAGGAGTGTTGGTGGTGCCCTTTGCTACAGATGGTAATTCACCAAGTTTTGAGTTTGATGAAAGTGAAGAGTCTAAGGATTTTACTTCAAAGAGAAAGAGACTCTGGCAGCTGAATCCAGTTATTGTTAGTGAATGGACCAA TTGGTTAGATGAACAAAAGAAACTGGCTGGTGTCTCCTCTGACTCTCCTGT GTATATATCTCTACGCCTGGACGGTCGTGTTCGTGGCAGTGGCATAGGTTACCCGCCTTGGAATGCTTTTGTTGCACAGTTACCGCCTGTTAAGGGAATGTGGTCAGGTCTTCTGGATGGTTTTGATGGAAGAGTTTAA
- the LOC133737720 gene encoding ras-related protein RABE1c-like: MAEPHESLVKLMVVGNRDVGKSSLMRKFSPCGSHTELLKPYGIEYTARTIQLDNELVKLQIWNAAVQERFQKIPKTFYQGAKGLLLVYDVTNQLSFTEISKWLRNIKEDPDNNIKKILVGNKADKDESERAVSTARGQALAKEYDIEFFETSAETNMNVEEVFFSIARDIMLESKASRVAHEPQTFGISQLNKGETALGNKLQRSQTFG, encoded by the coding sequence ATGGCAGAGCCACACGAGAGTCTCGTCAAGCTCATGGTTGTCGGCAACAGAGACGTCGGAAAGTCTTCTCTGATGAGAAAATTCTCTCCCTGTGGTTCCCACACCGAACTCCTGAAGCCTTATGGGATAGAATACACCGCAAGAACCATTCAACTAGACAATGAACTGGTCAAGTTGCAAATCTGGAACGCAGCTGTTCAGGAACGGTTTCAAAAGATTCCGAAAACCTTTTATCAAGGGGCCAAGGGGCTTCTATTGGTGTATGATGTCACTAATCAGTTGTCTTTCACCGAAATCAGTAAATGGCTTCGCAACATCAAAGAAGATCCTGACAATAATATCAAGAAGATACTGGTGGGGAACAAGGCTGATAAGGATGAGAGCGAAAGGGCTGTGAGCACTGCTAGAGGTCAAGCTCTTGCTAAAGAGTACGACATTGAGTTCTTTGAAACGAGTGCGGAGACGAACATGAATGTGGAGGAGGTCTTCTTTTCAATAGCCCGGGATATCATGCTGGAATCTAAAGCTTCCCGGGTCGCTCATGAGCCTCAGACATTTGGGATTAGCCAGCTAAACAAAGGAGAAACTGCATTGGGGAATAAATTGCAGAGAAGCCAGACTTTTGGTTAA